The following coding sequences lie in one Arachis hypogaea cultivar Tifrunner chromosome 9, arahy.Tifrunner.gnm2.J5K5, whole genome shotgun sequence genomic window:
- the LOC112711319 gene encoding protein PIN-LIKES 3, which produces MELWKLFMTALMPVLKLIIITAVGAFLALDRFNLLRDNARKHLNALVYYVFIPALICSILTKSITFRSLVMLWFMPMNILLTFIAGSALGWLLMKVTKAPHNLQGLVLGCCAGGNLGNLPLIVIPSVCKQSSSPFGDVDVCYQKAMAYVTLSLAVGCMYFWTIVYSIVRAYSCKVSSVGNVDDSTSYPLELIESDPENHTKPSNGLVVTLEEKTTPDVGNHTKLMETLKKLVVKLNLNILLTPATIAVIVGSVIGVIPQLRKLFIGENAPLRVVQDSTSMLGDACIPAITLLVGATLLQGLKGSGIKVSIVIGIIAVRFIALPMLGVGIVKGAVHFGVIHHDPLYHFTLLFQYAVPPAVSMSTITQFFGAGETECSIIMLATYACASVSVTVWSTIFMSIVT; this is translated from the exons ATGGAGCTGTGGAAGCTGTTCATGACTGCATTAATGCCGGTTCTTAAGCTGATAATCATCACTGCTGTAGGAGCATTTCTTGCTCTTGATCGCtttaatttgttgagagacaatgcTAGAAAGCATTTGAATGCa ttGGTATATTATGTGTTCATTCCAGCTCTTATATGCAGCATCCTGACAAAATCTATAACATTTAGGAGCCTGGTTATGCT GTGGTTCATGCCAATGAACATTCTTCTGACATTCATCGCAGGGTCGGCTTTAGGATGGTTACTTATGAAAGTAACCAAAGCTCCTCATAATTTGCAAGGCCTTGTTTTAGGCTGCTGTGCTGGAG GAAATCTTGGAAACTTGCCTCTGATTGTAATTCCTTCAGTTTGTAAACAAAGCAGTAGTCCTTTTGGAGATGTAGATGTTTGTTATCAAAAAGCAATGGCTTATGTTACTCTTTCTTTGGCT GTTGGATGCATGTACTTTTGGACTATTGTGTACAGCATAGTGAGAGCATATTCATGCAAGGTTTCTAGTGTCGGAAATGTTGATGATTCCACATCATATCCATTGGAATTAATAGAATCAGATCCTGAAAACCATACAAAACCTTCAAATGGATTAGTTGTTACTTTAGAGGAAAAAACAACTCCTGAT GTAGGCAATCATACAAAGCTTATGGAAACATTGAAGAAATTAGTAGTAAAGCTCAATTTGAACATCCTATTAACTCCTGCAACAATTGCAGTG ATTGTTGGTTCGGTGATTGGTGTAATCCCTCAACTTCGAAAGCTGTTTATTGGCGAAAATGCCCCTCTCCGTGTAGTTCAGGACTCTACATCCATGTTGGG TGATGCATGCATTCCAGCAATCACTTTACTAGTTGGAGCAACTCTTCTTCAGG GGTTAAAAGGGTCAGGAATTAAGGTTTCAATTGTTATAGGGATCATTGCGGTTAGGTTCATCGCCTTACCAATGCTAGGTGTGGGCATTGTTAAAGGTGCAGTGCATTTTGGTGTGATCCACCATGATCCATTATATCATTTCACTTTGCTGTTTCAATATGCTGTTCCTCCTGCAGTGTCCATGA GTACAATTACTCAATTTTTCGGAGCCGGTGAAACAGAATGCTCAATCATCATGCTAGCAACTTATGCCTGTGCCTCAGTTTCTGTTACTGTCTGGTCTACCATTTTCATGTCGATTGTGACATAA
- the LOC112711318 gene encoding protein unc-13 homolog codes for MGQHSRHESYPSLSSSRVDYLHHQLSRGGDVASVISAAIATPVDDLAWPFEKLEGLSEDDVRQTSYEIFFTACRSAPGFGGKHALTFYSNYESNGAGEGGKGNQVVTKPTSRVKKMLGLKMLKRSPSRRMVAGFGVNVGGGLSTPSSPVAGGSSPSINGLLPPMRPRRPMTAAEMMRQQMRVSEHDDNKLRKTLMRTVVGQAGRRSETIIIPLELLRHLKPSEFSDSTEYHMWQRRQLKMLEAGLLLHPSLPLEKNNPFAKRFHDILISSESGPIDTGKNSDTMRTLCNSVVSLSWRSHNGTPTDVCHWADGFPFNIQLYTALLQSVFDIRDDTLVLDEVDELLELMKKTWSVFGITFPIHNVCFTWVLFYQYVLTGQIEPDLLTASHIMLKEVANDVKKEKDAIFVKILSSVVRSMLDWSEKRLLNYHEYFMRGNANQIEILLPLVLTASKILGEDLTITNGEGGQNGDIAIFKAPHERVENYIRSSMTYAFDKTFEAVNAKSAEFERKKELSEVLLELAQETEGLVMKERQNFTPMFKKWHSTAGAVAAMALHNCYRQMLRQYINELTSLTSESVQVLHRAAKLEKAIVQTVVEDATESEDGGKTVVREMVPYDVDSVILTRLGKWIYDSLQKAREYLQKAKETETWNPKSKTEPYAQSAVELMQMTTTTVEEFFKVPIPITEELVRALADGLGSLFQEYMMFVAACGSKQSYIPVLPPLTRCSQNSKFLKLWKKAAPCGAGHKDLYNVNKAHEVQNPRPSTSRGTQRLYVRLNTLHYLLTQIHYLDTLLATNPGVVPSSRIRLGNSHRAQNNGSVYFDSIKKSILASCQHVSEVAGYRLIFLDSSSVFYDGLYSGGVTRGQIRPALRILKQNVTLMSNLLIERAQPMAMKEVMKASFDAFLMVLLAGGNTGVFHRSDHEIIKEDFDVMKRAFSTSIEGLISEHVVNGEAAVVEGVIALMSLSTEQLIEDFSIVICEGSAIGVMTNGQKLPMPPTTGKWNRSDPNTILRVLCHRDDRAANLFLKKTFQLAKRK; via the exons ATGGGTCAACACTCCCGCCATGAGTCCTACCCCTCCCTCTCCTCCTCTCGTGTCGACTACCTCCACCACCAACTCAGCCGCGGGGGGGATGTAGCCTCTGTCATCTCTGCTGCCATAGCCACCCCCGTCGACGATCTCGCCTGGCCGTTCGAGAAGCTCGAGGGGCTCAGCGAAGACGATGTGAGACAGACATCGTACGAGATTTTCTTCACGGCGTGCCGGTCGGCGCCGGGGTTCGGCGGCAAGCACGCCCTGACGTTCTACTCGAATTACGAGAGCAATGGCGCCGGTGAAGGTGGGAAGGGGAATCAGGTGGTGACGAAGCCGACGAGCAGGGTGAAGAAGATGCTGGGATTGAAGATGCTGAAGAGGTCGCCGTCGAGGAGGATGGTGGCCGGTTTTGGTGTTAACGTCGGGGGAGGGTTGTCGACGCCGTCGTCGCCGGTGGCGGGAGGTAGTAGCCCTTCTATTAACGGTTTGCTTCCACCGATGAGGCCTCGGAGGCCGATGACGGCGGCGGAGATGATGAGGCAGCAGATGAGAGTGTCGGAGCACGATGATAATAAGCTCAGGAAAACCCTAATGAGAACCGTCGTTGGCCAA GCAGGGAGAAGATCAGAAACAATAATTATCCCTTTGGAACTCTTAAGGCACCTAAAGCCCTCAGAATTCAGTGACTCCACTGAGTACCACATGTGGCAGAGGAGGCAGCTCAAGATGCTTGAAGCAGGTCTCCTCCTCCACCCATCACTCCCTCTTGAAAAGAACAACCCATTTGCCAAGCGCTTCCACGACATCCTCATCAGCAGTGAGTCCGGGCCTATTGACACTGGCAAGAACTCAGATACCATGAGGACCCTTTGCAACTCTGTGGTTTCCCTTTCATGGAGAAGCCATAATGGAACCCCCACTGATGTTTGCCACTGGGCTGATGGATTCCCCTTCAACATCCAGCTCTACACTGCCCTCCTGCAATCGGTTTTCGATATCAGGGATGACACATTAGTCCTTGATGAGGTTGATGAGCTTCTTGAGCTGATGAAGAAGACATGGTCTGTGTTTGGGATAACATTCCCAATTCACAATGTGTGCTTCACTTGGGTGCTGTTTTATCAGTATGTTTTAACAGGGCAGATAGAGCCTGATCTTCTCACTGCCTCACATATAATGTTGAAAGAAGTAGCAAATGATGTTAAGAAGGAAAAGGATGCCATTTTTGTTAAGATATTGTCATCAGTTGTGAGATCAATGCTAGATTGGTCGGAGAAGAGGTTACTTAATTACCATGAGTATTTCATGAGAGGAAATGCTAACCAAATCGAAATCCTTCTTCCTTTGGTATTGACAGCTTCCAAGATTTTAGGTGAAGATCTGACAATCACAAATGGGGAAGGGGGACAGAATGGAGACATAGCCATATTCAAAGCGCCCCATGAGCGCGTTGAAAATTACATCCGTTCTTCCATGACATATGCATTTGACAAG ACATTTGAAGCAGTGAATGCAAAGTCTGCTGAATTTGAGAGAAAGAAAGAGTTGAGTGAAGTACTTCTTGAATTAGCTCAGGAAACTGAAGGTCTGGTGATGAAGGAAAGACAAAATTTCACTCCAATGTTTAAGAAATGGCACTCAACAGCAGGCGCAGTTGCGGCGATGGCACTGCACAACTGCTACCGGCAAATGCTGAGGCAGTACATAAATGAATTGACCTCACTGACCAGTGAGTCGGTTCAGGTATTGCATAGGGCTGCAAAGCTTGAAAAGGCTATTGTCCAAACAGTTGTTGAAGACGCTACTGAGAGTGAGGATGGTGGCAAGACAGTGGTGAGAGAGATGGTTCCCTATGATGTTGATTCAGTCATATTGACTCGTCTGGGAAAATGGATATATGATTCACTGCAGAAAGCCAGAGAATATCtgcaaaaagcaaaagaaactGAA ACATGGAATCCGAAATCCAAAACGGAGCCATATGCACAATCGGCTGTGGAGCTGATGCAAATGACCACCACAACTGTGGAAGAATTCTTCAAAGTTCCAATACCAATTACCGAAGAATTAGTTCGAGCTCTTGCCGATGGATTGGGGAGCCTTTTCCAAGAGTACATGATGTTTGTTGCAGCATGTG GTTCAAAGCAGAGTTACATCCCGGTACTTCCACCACTGACAAGGTGCAGCCAGAATTCAAAATTCCTCAAACTGTGGAAGAAAGCCGCTCCATGTGGTGCTGGTCATAAAGATCTGTACAATGTTAATAAAGCACATGAAGTTCAAAATCCTCGGCCATCAACTAGCCGTGGAACGCAGCGCCTCTATGTTCGGCTCAATACCTTGCACTATCTCCTTACCCAGATCCATTATCTGGACACATTGCTTGCTACAAACCCAGGAGTTGTTCCTTCAAGCCGCATTCGTCTTGGGAATAGCCACAGGGCTCAAAACAATGGTTCTGTATACTTTGACTCAATCAAGAAGTCTATTCTAGCTTCCTGCCAGCATGTCTCGGAAGTTGCTGGATACCGTCTCATATTCCTTGACTCTAGCTCTGTATTCTATGATGGCCTGTATTCTGGGGGAGTAACCAGGGGACAGATTAGGCCTGCATTGAGAATCCTCAAGCAAAATGTGACTCTGATGTCCAATCTTCTTATAGAAAGAGCTCAACCAATGGCAATGAAGGAAGTCATGAAGGCCTCCTTTGATGCATTCCTTATGGTCTTGCTTGCTGGTGGAAACACTGGTGTATTCCACCGGTCTGATCACGAAATCATCAAAGAGGATTTTGATGTGATGAAGCGAGCTTTCAGCACATCTATAGAAGGACTGATATCAGAACATGTGGTGAATGGAGAGGCTGCAGTGGTGGAGGGAGTCATTGCATTGATGAGCCTCAGCACTGAACAGTTGATAGAAGATTTCAGCATTGTCATTTGTGAAGGAAGTGCCATTGGTGTAATGACAAATGGACAAAAGTTACCAATGCCTCCAACTACAGGTAAATGGAATAGGTCAGACCCTAATACAATATTGAGGGTATTGTGCCACAGGGACGATAGAGCTGCAAATCTCTTCTTAAAGAAGACATTCCAATTGGCAAAGAGAAAATGA